From the genome of Gammaproteobacteria bacterium:
CTGTCAAATGATTGAAAAACCCCCATATTCCAAGATTAGTTACCCCTCTGTTCCAAACAAGGATTTCGTATGGTCTTCAGGGTCTGATGTTCAAGCGATCTGGAGAAAGTTTGGATGGAGGCCACCCTCAGAAAAGATGTTGCCACCACCACCTGAGAAGTATCAAGAACCCCTTAGACGAGTGCGTTAAACAAAGCCACTTCTGCTTTTCTACGCTTTACCAATCCAGCCACTTCTTTACCACCTGCCTTAGTCCATGACATAAAGGCTTGCGCTGCGCCTTCCCAATCCTCACGATTAACCTTCATGCGGATTGTGGAACGCTGGTAATTCCCTAACCCTGCGTTGTACGCAAAAGATACAACAGAGTCGAATTTGCTTTGATGGTTAACAAGATTAGGAGAAAGTCGAAGAACACCACGTTAAAAAGTATTGATGTCAACCTTGAACAAATCGACCAGTTCATCTTTAGACCAAACACGATTGTC
Proteins encoded in this window:
- a CDS encoding lysozyme; this translates as MKVNREDWEGAAQAFMSWTKAGGKEVAGLVKRRKAEVALFNALV